DNA from Mesorhizobium loti R88b:
CAGGTCGTGGAGGACCGGGACGATCACCGTTTGGAGTTCGGCGCCAGAGAACCGGATGAGGTTCATCATCTTGAAGAGCACCGGGGTGCCTGATGCCAGATTTGCTGCCGTCTGCTTCAACCGGACTTCGGATATGAAGCCGTTGCCGGAAAGGACGGCCGCGGACCCTTCCATGGATGGATCGAACGGCGCGACCGCGGCGGCATTGGCCGCCTCCACCCTGATCAGGTGGCGCAGCGCATCTTCTTCGAAGAAGACGTCACCTTCGAGGAGATAACAGTCGCCGGAAAGAAGCGTGTCGCGTGCCAGCCAGAGCGAGTAGGCGCTCCCTGTCTTGTCGAAGACCGAGGACTCGACATAGTTGATTTCAAGTCTGCCGAAGCGTTTGCCACAGGCATGGCGTATGGCATCCTTGCGATAGCCGACAACAATCGTTACCTCTTCGACTCCCACCGCCTGAAGGTTCCACAGTGCATTGTGAAGTATCGGTGTGCCGTTGACTTCGACGAGGGGCTTGGGACACAGATCGGTCAGCGGACGCAGGCGGGAGCCGAAGCCGGCAGCGAGAATGACGGCTTTCCTGGGAGCAGCGGGAGGCATCTCATTCACCTCTTTCGTTGTGTTGCGGTGTCATTTCCAGGCGTTGAGGAATTCGACGAGCCGGGCCAGGCCGGTCGCGAGTTTTTCAGGTGGAATTCCATAGGACAGGCGCAGGCCGGCGGGGTCGCCGAACGCGGTGCCCGACACAGCTGCGACGCCAGCTTCGGCAAGCAGACCCGTCACGATATCGTCGGCTGTCGTTGAGGCGCCGTCTTCCGCTCCCGGTCGCAGCAGATGGGAAAGGTCGAGATAGAAATAAAAGCCCCCTTGCGCCCTGGCGACCGGGACACGCGTCAACGAAGAAAGCACGTCGAGACCGACCCGTCTGGCGCTTGTCAGGCGTGAACGCAGCTTGCCTTCATAGTCCGAGCCACCCCTTTGCAAATGGGCGAGCACCGCGTGCTGGGCAATTACGTTTGGATTCGAAGTGGTGTGCGATTGCAGGGCCTTGACGGCATTGATCACCCCTTTTGGACCCGCCAGATAACCGATGCGCCAGCCGGTCAATGCTAGCGATTTGCTGAAGGAGTTGACGATCAGCGCGCGTGCTCGAATTTCGGGAGCGACCGAGACGATCGGATGGTGGGTATGACCCCCATGCACGAAGTCACCATAGCACTCGTCGAAAATGATCCACAGGTTGCGGCTGACCGCCAATTCAGCGATGGCCATCAGAGTCTCAACATCGTAGACCGCACCGGCCGGATTGCTGGGCGTGTTGACGACGATCGCCCGCGTGCGTTCGGTGACCGCCTCCTTGATGTGTTCGGGGCGCGGGACGTAACCGTTGGACTTGGTGTCGACGAAGACCGGTGTGCCGCCGGCGATTAGCACCTGGGCCGGAAACGTTGTCCAGTAGGGCGCCGGGATGATGACCTCGTCGCCCGGATTTAGCAGCACCATTGCGGCATTGAACAAGGCCTGCTTCGCTCCGGACGTCACGGCAACTTCCTCGGCCTTCCAGATCTGTCCGGTATCGAGGGAGATCTTCCGCGCCAGTGCCTCGCGCAACTCCACCATGCCAACGCTATCAGTGTAGCGATTGACGCCCTTATTGATGGCGTCGATCGCGCCGTCGCGAATCGTGGGTGCAAGCTCGCTCCAGATCTCGCCGGCGGTCAGATCGATGATCTCCTTGCCAGCATCGGCCGCCGCTTTTGCGGCAGCGCGCGCCGCGGCGGTACCCGATGTACCGAACAGATTTGTCCGATGCGCAAGCATGTGCGCTCCTGTTTTCGTTTTGCTTTTCAAAAGACGGGCTGGGCCTGCTACCGCACGCTGGTCGCCGTCTGCGGCAGATATTTCTCTTCCGCCGCTGAGAGTTCCTGGTAGTTGAGGAGATCGAAGAGTTCGTCGAGCGTCGCCACCTCGTCCTCGATACCGGCGATACTTTCTTCGCGGAGGATGCGGTCGCAGACCTGGCGCATGGCCGAGATCGCCGCGCGCATGTTATGGTTCGCCCATATGACCGTGGAGATTCCGGCCGCCCGATACGCGGAGACCGGTGTGCGGTAATATTTCGTAGGCACGATCACGACCGGAAGGTGGTTCTGCCAGGCGCGCGTGAAGGCGAAAATCTGCTCAGCGTTGGACTTGCGGGAATGAATCAGAATAGCATCGGCGCCGGCCTCAGCGTAGGCTTGTGCTCGCGCCAGCGCCTCATCCTCTCCGCGGCCGGCGATGAGCGCCTCGATCCGGGCGACCAGA
Protein-coding regions in this window:
- a CDS encoding phosphocholine cytidylyltransferase family protein, with the protein product MPPAAPRKAVILAAGFGSRLRPLTDLCPKPLVEVNGTPILHNALWNLQAVGVEEVTIVVGYRKDAIRHACGKRFGRLEINYVESSVFDKTGSAYSLWLARDTLLSGDCYLLEGDVFFEEDALRHLIRVEAANAAAVAPFDPSMEGSAAVLSGNGFISEVRLKQTAANLASGTPVLFKMMNLIRFSGAELQTVIVPVLHDLIGSGAIKAYTEELLAHLIEQRGLQLAAARCDDLRWYEIDSEQDLRVAERIFALERPHRHSAGAPAAVAGVGG
- a CDS encoding aminotransferase class I/II-fold pyridoxal phosphate-dependent enzyme, giving the protein MLAHRTNLFGTSGTAAARAAAKAAADAGKEIIDLTAGEIWSELAPTIRDGAIDAINKGVNRYTDSVGMVELREALARKISLDTGQIWKAEEVAVTSGAKQALFNAAMVLLNPGDEVIIPAPYWTTFPAQVLIAGGTPVFVDTKSNGYVPRPEHIKEAVTERTRAIVVNTPSNPAGAVYDVETLMAIAELAVSRNLWIIFDECYGDFVHGGHTHHPIVSVAPEIRARALIVNSFSKSLALTGWRIGYLAGPKGVINAVKALQSHTTSNPNVIAQHAVLAHLQRGGSDYEGKLRSRLTSARRVGLDVLSSLTRVPVARAQGGFYFYLDLSHLLRPGAEDGASTTADDIVTGLLAEAGVAAVSGTAFGDPAGLRLSYGIPPEKLATGLARLVEFLNAWK